A single Planctomycetia bacterium DNA region contains:
- a CDS encoding nucleotidyl transferase AbiEii/AbiGii toxin family protein: protein MTKGPIKNIAASVRQRLANVAKAADRQFSDVLQYYALERWLFRLSQSTYRDQFVLKGALLFVVWKIPTTRPTRDIDLLGRLSNDLEAIRGVIAAVCQTQVEEDGLAFDATSVVTERITEDADYEGVRATFNARLGTARIGMQIDIGFSDVITPAASKINYPTILDSPSAELFAYNRETAIAEKFEAMVKLGELNSRMKDFFDVATLAAHFDFEGEALAAAIRATFEQRQTPIESDPICFSDRFASDAAKIAQWKAFVRRSMLANVPAFAIVLPSVRSFLQPIALRLANRESFKQQWKRGGSWQ from the coding sequence ATGACCAAGGGCCCCATCAAAAACATCGCTGCCTCCGTGCGTCAACGACTCGCCAACGTCGCCAAGGCGGCCGACCGGCAGTTCAGCGACGTGCTTCAATACTACGCTTTGGAACGCTGGCTTTTTCGACTTTCGCAGTCGACGTACCGCGACCAATTCGTCCTGAAAGGAGCGCTTCTATTCGTCGTTTGGAAAATACCGACTACGCGGCCCACGCGCGATATCGATTTGCTGGGGCGGCTGAGTAACGACTTGGAGGCAATCCGCGGCGTGATTGCGGCAGTCTGCCAAACGCAAGTAGAAGAAGATGGACTCGCTTTCGACGCAACAAGCGTGGTCACGGAGCGGATTACCGAGGACGCGGATTACGAGGGCGTTCGAGCTACATTCAACGCTAGACTCGGCACCGCGCGAATCGGCATGCAAATTGACATCGGATTCAGCGACGTCATTACGCCGGCCGCATCGAAAATAAACTACCCGACGATTCTGGACTCACCGTCCGCCGAACTTTTCGCTTACAATCGAGAAACCGCGATTGCAGAGAAGTTCGAGGCAATGGTCAAGCTCGGCGAGCTCAATAGCCGGATGAAGGACTTTTTCGATGTTGCCACGTTGGCGGCGCACTTCGATTTTGAGGGCGAGGCCTTGGCGGCTGCAATCCGCGCCACCTTCGAGCAACGCCAGACACCCATCGAATCCGACCCGATCTGTTTTTCCGACCGCTTCGCCAGCGACGCCGCGAAGATTGCTCAATGGAAAGCATTTGTGCGGCGCAGCATGCTCGCGAACGTCCCCGCATTTGCCATCGTTTTGCCAAGCGTTCGT